In Halorientalis sp. LT38, a genomic segment contains:
- a CDS encoding DEAD/DEAH box helicase: MRHFDFSSSFDTLDLPRDVTEILRATAHNKRLFNESQIHDDERYTTGSLRYDNENRPRAKFSDLESFPERLQTDRVEDIFRFFDFDRQASRFQLESWQTITDQLEHIRDATETTDRAAVVSAPTGFGKTPAFLGPAFHNAVLQNGDRTIIVYPSRALLKDQLGRILKTVHKVNNDPDFENDLSVGAWMGRQPYSKDDLVTDGRSFVEPGSPAKLKVASHWSDNQTTFYIARRSLPRVDPGYEVFDEVYRRTDGTDGIRFTEDELVLHRNAIKEDDSNDPRPDILLTTLESLEILAAKPHYDIVLNAEYFIFDEIHQYQGLRGSHAAQIIRNIRQIRDDNAVFLGASATVDTPSSFAESLFGFSSRAIEEYDEFEAGPNTVELLEPYESDIDDSSSDALHYYFMLTGQNQQPGVASQYLQHAMMIGRSLLQPDPTSQNDSEANDDEMSLLSLTDGSDARRKLLAFIQSKSQINRLKHQFENADKTRELWRYHDLGQPGDWRTLADRTDHEFLDTTDELDNPIAVYSGSEADVDDIDDADIIHGTSFLEVGIDIENLHFVSQYRPPENITTFKQRAGRAAREKDGSGHVFIHLSEFAGDSNFHYRADRFIQNNVTTPIWAENAVISWMHDRFHEYYHTLAEFRNESWYHGSWSDDSNAPELIKAYFTQELGWTAFTKFLLYPNSQFDEIYDIRTSGQNLLQSGENLDTIREKIEEKIRSIRDEYSDIQSVVDEDTGDLLLDQDAVTQFILEMSEAGIALHDDFTNTITDDSFDEARATLESVTDAPNPGDRVDEFLSALNKIKVSIESKRISLGPEAFPSDRLDRLDRAITVIQEAIGGGALERKARERRALYYLDQALDGIEEYREPWVANHGQLSAIKGLFRAAYYYNRSLKTLRNTQEFQLHQPPSEWEAGEAAESALPDEYVQIWYVPPNYFNDAGRYYTLEQPEFGDGDDYKLDEKPVTSMLSQFIPFKVEHKPDVGECQVFQPRVTTEDGQPKFDFSSIPGEDPTEDLRVPDRIRLDGVRDESGELAQGVFEFDMDNYKIKPAADGPTPASSSGGSTRPVKLFAEATIQSEVTATGDIDFESGNLQLCAADAKVWLEDILLQITEQVPLDDGDENEYVRVGDPEPHRIEASTPKLGYQLNTRTLTWDVSDFMAEYESGGGLDVDALGSGRRVPGDSEVRAAMYKRFDQVDPRETMYTTAAHLLTLLVADVTGVDPNLLLYGYDTDMQEIYVFEQTEGGQGIVDLFCEHQEQRPDLVLNSLYRLLHNPQILTERLWAHMPTVDRLYDEVEIEEFTRTGGDRAVAVEQIESIVTDVFGFSYPDSLSRVTEEVAASIDRMASLTTDEVSMEQLFHLKHELAAALVHNSQADNTTVRTDEIPADVHTEFEDTIETLGEESIRSLLLPKDIDSCQVNLQLDRSISDVPQDEALSYCILEQLEDYLVDAIPKSENREAMIERGAYWAWLDASNEEVFFVSW, encoded by the coding sequence ATGCGACATTTTGACTTTTCATCCTCCTTTGATACCCTCGACTTACCGCGAGACGTCACCGAAATCCTCCGGGCTACGGCGCACAACAAACGGCTTTTCAATGAGAGCCAAATTCACGATGACGAACGCTACACGACGGGCTCACTACGATACGATAACGAAAATCGCCCGCGAGCCAAATTCTCCGATCTAGAAAGCTTCCCGGAGCGATTACAGACCGACCGGGTTGAAGATATCTTTCGATTTTTCGACTTTGACCGCCAAGCATCCCGCTTCCAACTCGAAAGCTGGCAGACGATCACAGACCAACTCGAACACATTCGTGATGCCACCGAAACCACAGACAGAGCAGCCGTCGTCAGCGCTCCAACTGGCTTTGGAAAAACTCCTGCCTTTCTCGGACCAGCATTCCATAACGCGGTGCTGCAAAATGGCGACCGAACAATCATTGTCTACCCGAGTCGCGCCCTACTCAAAGACCAACTCGGTCGCATCCTCAAAACCGTACATAAAGTCAACAACGACCCCGACTTTGAAAATGACCTATCAGTGGGGGCGTGGATGGGTCGACAACCCTACTCAAAAGACGACTTAGTCACTGATGGCCGCAGCTTTGTCGAACCTGGATCTCCTGCAAAACTGAAAGTAGCGAGCCATTGGTCGGACAACCAAACAACGTTCTATATTGCCCGGAGGTCGCTTCCTCGCGTCGACCCCGGCTATGAAGTGTTTGATGAAGTTTATCGGAGAACAGATGGCACCGACGGAATACGGTTCACCGAAGATGAACTCGTGCTACACCGAAACGCTATCAAAGAGGATGATAGCAACGATCCCCGACCAGATATTTTACTGACGACTCTCGAATCACTGGAAATCCTAGCTGCAAAACCCCATTATGATATTGTCCTTAATGCCGAGTATTTCATCTTCGACGAAATCCATCAATATCAGGGGCTACGTGGCAGTCACGCCGCACAGATCATCAGAAATATCCGACAAATTCGAGACGACAATGCAGTATTTCTTGGAGCAAGTGCAACCGTCGACACCCCAAGCTCCTTCGCGGAATCGCTGTTTGGGTTTAGCTCTCGAGCCATAGAAGAGTATGACGAATTTGAAGCCGGCCCAAACACGGTGGAGCTGTTAGAACCATACGAGTCCGACATAGATGACTCGAGCTCTGATGCACTCCACTATTACTTCATGCTGACTGGGCAGAACCAACAACCTGGAGTGGCATCTCAGTACCTCCAACATGCCATGATGATCGGGCGGTCACTCCTTCAACCCGATCCCACATCCCAGAATGATTCTGAAGCCAACGACGACGAGATGTCTCTCTTGTCGCTGACTGATGGCTCCGACGCACGTCGAAAACTGTTAGCGTTTATTCAGAGTAAGAGTCAAATCAACCGACTCAAACACCAGTTCGAGAACGCAGATAAAACGCGCGAGCTATGGCGTTACCACGATCTCGGCCAACCAGGGGATTGGCGAACTCTTGCCGACCGGACTGACCACGAGTTCTTAGACACGACAGACGAACTGGATAACCCCATCGCAGTGTATTCCGGAAGTGAAGCTGACGTGGATGATATCGACGATGCAGATATCATCCACGGCACTAGCTTCCTTGAGGTTGGCATCGACATCGAGAACCTCCATTTCGTCTCCCAATACCGCCCACCGGAAAACATCACGACTTTCAAGCAACGAGCTGGACGGGCCGCACGCGAGAAAGACGGCTCCGGGCACGTTTTCATCCATCTGTCAGAGTTTGCCGGCGATAGCAACTTCCACTACCGCGCCGACCGTTTCATCCAAAACAACGTCACCACCCCCATTTGGGCTGAAAACGCCGTCATCTCATGGATGCATGACCGCTTCCACGAGTACTACCACACCCTCGCAGAGTTTAGGAACGAATCCTGGTATCACGGAAGTTGGAGTGATGATAGTAACGCACCAGAACTCATCAAAGCGTATTTCACACAAGAACTTGGGTGGACGGCGTTCACGAAATTCCTCCTCTACCCGAACTCACAATTCGATGAGATTTATGACATCCGCACCTCTGGGCAGAACTTGCTCCAGAGTGGTGAAAACCTCGACACAATCCGGGAGAAGATCGAGGAGAAAATCCGATCAATTCGTGATGAGTACTCAGACATTCAATCGGTTGTAGATGAAGATACCGGTGACCTCTTACTGGATCAGGATGCTGTCACTCAATTCATCTTGGAAATGAGTGAGGCAGGTATCGCACTCCACGATGACTTCACCAATACCATAACCGATGACTCCTTTGACGAGGCACGAGCGACATTGGAGTCGGTTACTGACGCGCCGAACCCCGGCGATAGAGTTGATGAATTCCTATCCGCTCTGAACAAGATCAAGGTATCGATAGAATCGAAGCGGATATCGCTTGGTCCAGAGGCATTCCCTAGTGATAGATTGGATCGGCTTGATAGAGCAATCACCGTCATTCAGGAGGCAATCGGAGGCGGCGCATTAGAGAGGAAAGCTCGTGAACGACGTGCTCTCTACTATCTCGACCAGGCCTTGGATGGGATTGAAGAATACCGAGAACCATGGGTCGCCAACCATGGCCAGTTATCTGCGATCAAGGGTCTGTTCAGAGCAGCGTATTATTATAATCGTAGTCTGAAAACGCTGCGCAACACCCAAGAGTTCCAACTTCACCAGCCGCCATCAGAATGGGAAGCTGGAGAGGCAGCTGAGTCAGCGCTCCCCGATGAGTATGTACAGATCTGGTATGTGCCACCGAACTACTTCAACGATGCGGGCCGGTACTATACGTTAGAGCAGCCCGAGTTCGGTGATGGTGATGATTACAAATTGGATGAGAAGCCGGTCACGTCGATGCTCTCGCAGTTTATCCCCTTCAAAGTTGAACATAAACCCGATGTTGGGGAGTGTCAGGTATTCCAGCCGCGTGTGACTACAGAGGACGGACAGCCGAAATTTGACTTCTCAAGCATCCCCGGAGAGGACCCGACGGAGGACCTCCGGGTCCCAGACCGGATACGGTTGGATGGTGTCCGTGATGAGTCGGGAGAACTCGCGCAGGGTGTGTTTGAGTTCGATATGGACAATTATAAGATCAAACCGGCTGCTGATGGCCCAACTCCCGCCTCAAGTAGTGGCGGGAGTACCCGTCCGGTAAAACTGTTCGCAGAGGCTACCATCCAATCAGAGGTGACTGCGACCGGTGATATCGACTTTGAGTCCGGCAACCTTCAGTTGTGTGCTGCGGACGCGAAGGTGTGGCTAGAAGATATCTTACTGCAAATCACGGAACAAGTGCCGCTGGATGATGGCGATGAGAACGAGTACGTTCGGGTTGGGGACCCTGAGCCTCATCGTATCGAAGCAAGCACTCCCAAACTTGGCTATCAACTGAATACCCGGACACTTACTTGGGATGTTTCAGACTTTATGGCTGAGTATGAATCTGGTGGTGGGCTTGATGTCGACGCACTGGGGTCGGGCCGTCGGGTGCCGGGTGACAGTGAGGTGCGGGCTGCGATGTACAAGCGCTTTGATCAGGTTGACCCACGAGAGACGATGTATACGACAGCAGCCCATCTTCTGACATTGTTAGTGGCTGACGTCACTGGAGTCGATCCAAACCTCCTCCTGTATGGCTATGACACTGACATGCAGGAGATATATGTATTTGAACAGACAGAGGGGGGCCAGGGGATTGTAGATCTGTTCTGTGAACATCAAGAGCAACGTCCTGACTTGGTGTTGAACTCGCTGTACCGGCTGTTGCACAACCCCCAGATTCTGACTGAACGTCTGTGGGCACATATGCCAACTGTAGATCGCCTCTACGATGAGGTAGAGATAGAAGAGTTTACGAGGACTGGTGGTGACCGAGCAGTGGCAGTGGAGCAGATCGAATCGATTGTTACGGATGTCTTTGGGTTCTCGTATCCTGATTCGTTGTCTCGGGTAACGGAGGAGGTGGCGGCAAGTATCGACCGGATGGCGTCGCTAACAACAGACGAAGTCTCGATGGAACAGCTATTCCACCTCAAGCATGAGCTTGCAGCCGCACTCGTGCATAACTCGCAAGCAGACAACACTACAGTCCGGACGGATGAGATTCCTGCGGATGTACATACTGAATTTGAAGACACTATCGAGACGTTAGGCGAGGAAAGTATACGGTCACTCTTACTCCCGAAAGATATCGATAGTTGTCAGGTTAATTTACAGCTCGATCGGAGCATATCCGATGTTCCTCAGGACGAGGCACTGAGTTACTGTATTTTAGAGCAACTCGAGGACTATCTTGTCGATGCAATTCCGAAATCCGAGAACCGTGAAGCGATGATTGAACGAGGCGCGTACTGGGCATGGCTTGATGCGTCGAATGAGGAGGTGTTTTTCGTCTCATGGTAA
- a CDS encoding helix-turn-helix domain-containing protein encodes MAASGIVPIVHPVINWSDWTPLFPTKELDVIPQEPGIYLVSHESLSGIQYVGHSRTDLRDRIRRMGYAIDSEEMPYRDPHTAAPCLWAIAQEYDMDYQVCWASIGRIGGDETPASLTSTRTIGELATVNELVGLKAAYIAGYRFVSRQSPTANFGYMLPGYEQSGPSSSGKRGGKIEQDDVEPGVREETIATWDAWDDLTSDSWMGFDWETYDLGDFEDPYPEAEGVFRIWQKGTDTLAQVGVTTDIRNQVLDAEMHENGTMVSFDQRDIGDVADRQAIATDLVGAHYLAKDIVPKSSVTKEDLPNDEIRDLIDEYESQTVESKAELSDPQKIRKAVVALANAEGGYLLVGVEDSGTVAGIETTSSGKDPQRVEERLLNIIEDGVDPNSPLRFTQIAEIDSNQVLIAEIEKADEIPYSENGRFYQRRGSESRKLNGVDLRQFVEERHSDLPSE; translated from the coding sequence ATGGCAGCTTCCGGGATAGTACCCATTGTCCACCCGGTCATCAACTGGTCGGACTGGACGCCGCTCTTTCCGACCAAGGAGCTTGATGTCATTCCGCAGGAGCCGGGCATCTATCTGGTGTCGCATGAATCGTTGAGCGGGATCCAGTATGTCGGGCACAGCCGGACGGATCTACGGGACCGTATCCGCCGCATGGGATACGCGATCGATTCAGAGGAGATGCCGTACCGGGATCCGCATACGGCAGCGCCGTGCCTCTGGGCTATCGCCCAAGAGTACGATATGGACTATCAGGTGTGCTGGGCCTCGATCGGCCGGATCGGCGGAGACGAAACACCGGCGAGTTTGACATCGACACGAACTATCGGCGAGTTGGCCACAGTCAACGAGTTAGTCGGGCTGAAGGCGGCCTATATCGCGGGGTATCGTTTTGTCTCGCGGCAGTCACCGACCGCCAACTTTGGCTATATGCTTCCCGGGTATGAGCAGTCAGGTCCGAGCAGCTCCGGAAAACGTGGTGGAAAAATCGAGCAGGACGATGTCGAGCCGGGCGTCCGAGAGGAGACCATCGCGACGTGGGATGCGTGGGATGACTTGACCTCGGACAGCTGGATGGGCTTCGACTGGGAAACATACGACTTAGGCGACTTTGAAGACCCATATCCGGAAGCGGAGGGCGTGTTCCGCATCTGGCAGAAGGGGACCGACACCTTGGCCCAAGTCGGTGTGACGACAGACATCCGGAACCAGGTCTTGGACGCAGAAATGCACGAAAACGGGACGATGGTCTCATTCGACCAACGCGACATCGGGGATGTCGCTGACCGACAGGCCATCGCGACCGATCTCGTCGGTGCTCACTACCTGGCGAAAGATATCGTACCCAAATCCAGTGTGACGAAAGAGGATCTCCCCAACGACGAGATTAGAGACCTGATTGACGAATACGAGTCCCAGACGGTGGAAAGCAAGGCAGAATTGTCCGACCCACAGAAGATCCGGAAAGCAGTCGTCGCCTTAGCCAATGCCGAGGGTGGCTACCTCTTGGTCGGTGTCGAAGACAGCGGCACAGTAGCAGGGATCGAAACGACATCCAGCGGCAAGGATCCACAACGAGTTGAAGAACGGTTATTGAACATCATCGAGGACGGTGTCGACCCTAACTCCCCACTCCGGTTCACACAGATTGCGGAAATCGACAGCAACCAGGTACTCATTGCTGAAATCGAGAAGGCAGACGAAATCCCCTACAGCGAGAACGGACGGTTCTACCAGCGGCGGGGGTCCGAAAGTCGCAAACTGAACGGCGTTGACTTACGACAGTTCGTGGAAGAACGCCATTCCGATCTCCCATCAGAATAG
- a CDS encoding phospholipase D-like domain-containing protein — MTRAFTLPSNELAYFIGYTLIHADKVVLVSPWLSDVELRFPVNDQTSSRELLLSEAVAELTDTDIIFLINGNEDHNDYIKSRVERNAEIVDVPDLHAKAVITDDWVYAGSANITRRGLLVNRELCKIVTNTHSDANTYVQKELNVDL, encoded by the coding sequence ATGACACGAGCATTTACTTTACCTTCTAACGAACTCGCCTACTTCATCGGGTACACCCTGATCCACGCCGACAAGGTCGTCCTTGTTTCGCCGTGGCTGAGCGACGTCGAACTCCGGTTCCCAGTGAACGACCAGACATCCAGCCGCGAACTCCTCCTTTCCGAAGCCGTCGCCGAACTCACCGACACCGACATCATCTTCCTCATCAACGGCAACGAAGACCACAACGACTACATCAAATCCCGCGTCGAACGGAACGCCGAGATCGTTGACGTCCCCGACCTCCACGCCAAAGCCGTCATCACCGACGACTGGGTCTACGCCGGATCCGCCAACATCACCCGCCGCGGCCTCCTCGTCAACCGCGAACTCTGTAAAATCGTCACCAACACTCACTCCGACGCCAACACCTACGTCCAAAAAGAGCTCAACGTTGACCTCTAA
- a CDS encoding DEAD/DEAH box helicase produces the protein MQYSDHTTNPDRIPGDVRPLIRGMLFNRQLLGTDHDGDPVTDAVKYTSEEQKRRQSTPYDGDDPFVDDILDIFDFDPLDFQVDSWQLINDFHQRRYDTGQPHAAILSAPTGFGKTEAFLGPLYQQLRNGEQDTTVIVYPRRALLQDQLGRILKHVHSMRSADEQAPLSVGVYMGGMPYSVDEVRDDYFESENGRETFQLAHCWCGDENTTNAFTYDGSSNSYTIRCEADDTHSFTNNELVLSRERIKNGETPDILLTTLESLELFALKPNYDIIDDVDTFVLDEVHLYTRLRGAHAAKIIGNINDITDQPLLWIGASATIDNADRFIRKLFDFPSDHLATVDVPESDLKQDHNDKEHYYFLLSPEDGPGASSMMIQQLLLIGHGLLRDIDGNEGKALSFIDSISQVNQKKAQLDDAERGDDSQDEPPLWHHHTDRSPRGQQPANPEADWADIADAMGYDFIEDRALDFLPVYSKIGFDAEDAADSDIFLSTSFLEVGIDIGEIKHVTQYRTPQNLSSFVQRTGRAAREEGMDAHIFVFLSNLTNDANMFYRADRFLSSELRTPLKPDNDVIEWIHTTLNTYYTRASDIENRRIRRGEEETFLEEFLTQDKQYQEFYQLLVNPSDFLLAEFNIDETVEPLTTEAGIDSFRDILNERETELEEEFAEVDDLINIDSGEITRSDNAFEQYVDEVRQRTLEVISHYVDIADQYQDHIDSSDASDLVDQLDELRDEFEELREEARYGYRGAETERVEQYEQLFGSIISAVGDLTGLRAQVNIHIDDRPEDVSLDRITDLSDAVDILSSIAGDGRLEENIDERYQIYYLRRVLDQLGEYRDLERDPESRVNRPHMSLHYVKHMLRAAYYLHRYLQVTDRTYSDEIWYVPPSYFDSSGQFFTVIGPDGFNDNEETIDSLVHSHAPYRSEFQNESTNLHVFLPPTEVENYGEQPTGNEVRFDFSDIPGDRRNGMLIPDSIQLSEIPDVTGQRALNIVAYCPQCLTLLDDQRCVRHNEIGWGKVHAEPQVRTVARDTDVEDATGSLALAGLRGQVTLEGVSLDITPARPMGDMGIQFTGDDRIQREINSPEMPLGFDLKTRGLIYDLTDFVAYVEDNEELIADVARYKNLDEVPIDELAYHTAAHFFLHLVADVGGVNPSMLFYGLDPEEGIVFIFERTEGGQGIVDLVYDELENNPGTLLESLVRITYNTQVINEQLWADPDFVDDLPEHGVDEDAVQRCVDTHLDEQLDMVFPEIRDEVVQEVLSTCDRAAQLRNEETIPLRDAYTVKHTVADAQLDGADAFPEGRVDALNVDLDELSRVESLFFSPDIDGCVENLHTGECISGHDQEEVLSHVLLQELRHHLVDFVDADDAVDEMFDREQVPAGEINDTSIYFTF, from the coding sequence ATGCAATATAGCGACCATACAACGAACCCTGACCGGATTCCGGGCGATGTCCGCCCCTTGATCCGCGGGATGTTATTCAATCGCCAGCTGCTCGGCACCGATCACGACGGCGACCCGGTGACCGACGCAGTCAAATATACAAGCGAAGAGCAGAAACGCCGGCAGTCCACTCCGTACGACGGCGACGACCCGTTCGTCGATGACATCCTCGACATTTTCGACTTCGACCCGCTTGATTTCCAGGTTGACAGCTGGCAGCTGATCAACGACTTCCACCAGCGACGCTACGACACGGGGCAGCCACATGCCGCGATCCTTTCGGCCCCGACCGGATTCGGGAAGACCGAGGCATTTCTCGGCCCGCTATACCAACAACTGCGGAACGGTGAGCAAGATACCACAGTTATCGTCTATCCACGGCGGGCACTCCTCCAAGACCAGCTCGGCCGCATCCTGAAGCACGTCCACTCCATGCGTTCTGCTGATGAGCAGGCACCGCTCTCCGTCGGTGTCTACATGGGTGGTATGCCCTACAGCGTGGACGAAGTCCGCGATGACTACTTCGAATCCGAGAACGGACGGGAAACGTTCCAATTAGCGCACTGCTGGTGCGGCGATGAAAACACGACAAATGCGTTCACCTATGATGGGAGTTCAAACTCCTACACCATTCGCTGCGAGGCGGACGACACCCACAGTTTCACCAACAACGAACTGGTCCTGAGCCGAGAACGGATCAAGAACGGGGAAACCCCAGACATCCTGTTGACTACGCTGGAATCGCTGGAACTCTTCGCGCTCAAACCGAACTACGACATTATCGACGACGTGGACACGTTCGTCCTGGATGAGGTCCACCTGTATACCCGGCTGCGTGGCGCGCACGCGGCCAAAATCATCGGCAACATCAACGACATCACGGACCAGCCCCTGCTCTGGATTGGGGCGAGCGCCACAATAGACAACGCCGATCGGTTCATCCGGAAACTGTTTGACTTCCCCTCCGACCATCTAGCCACGGTTGACGTCCCTGAATCCGACCTCAAACAAGACCACAACGACAAAGAACACTACTATTTCCTGTTATCACCGGAGGACGGCCCAGGCGCCTCCTCCATGATGATCCAGCAGCTGCTGTTGATCGGGCACGGCCTCCTCCGCGACATTGACGGCAACGAGGGTAAAGCCCTATCGTTCATCGACAGCATCAGTCAGGTGAACCAGAAGAAAGCCCAGCTTGACGACGCCGAACGCGGCGACGACAGCCAAGACGAACCCCCCCTCTGGCACCATCATACTGATCGGTCACCGCGCGGCCAGCAACCGGCTAATCCGGAAGCAGACTGGGCTGATATCGCCGACGCCATGGGCTACGACTTCATCGAGGACCGTGCCCTGGACTTTCTCCCGGTCTACTCCAAGATCGGGTTCGACGCGGAGGATGCCGCTGACAGCGATATCTTCCTCTCTACCTCGTTCCTCGAAGTCGGAATCGACATCGGCGAGATCAAGCACGTCACTCAGTACCGGACGCCGCAAAACCTGTCCTCCTTCGTCCAGCGGACCGGCCGGGCCGCTCGGGAGGAAGGGATGGACGCCCACATCTTCGTCTTCCTCTCCAACCTGACGAACGACGCCAACATGTTCTACCGGGCGGACCGCTTCCTCAGCTCCGAACTTCGCACCCCGCTCAAACCCGACAACGACGTCATCGAGTGGATCCACACCACGCTTAACACCTATTACACCCGGGCCAGCGACATAGAGAACCGTCGCATCCGCCGCGGTGAAGAAGAAACCTTCCTCGAAGAATTCCTCACTCAGGACAAGCAGTATCAGGAGTTCTACCAGTTGCTGGTCAATCCCAGCGACTTCCTCCTCGCCGAATTCAATATCGACGAAACCGTCGAACCGTTGACCACGGAGGCGGGAATCGATTCCTTCCGCGATATCCTCAACGAACGCGAAACCGAGCTGGAAGAGGAGTTCGCGGAGGTCGATGACCTGATCAATATCGACAGCGGTGAAATCACCCGCAGCGACAACGCCTTCGAACAGTACGTCGACGAAGTCCGGCAACGAACCCTCGAAGTCATTAGCCACTACGTCGACATCGCCGACCAGTACCAAGACCACATCGACAGCAGCGACGCCTCTGATCTCGTTGACCAGCTTGACGAGCTTCGCGACGAGTTCGAAGAGCTACGCGAGGAGGCCCGTTACGGCTACCGCGGTGCTGAAACTGAACGCGTCGAACAGTATGAACAGCTCTTCGGCAGCATCATCTCGGCAGTCGGCGACCTCACCGGGCTCCGCGCCCAGGTCAACATCCACATCGATGACCGCCCCGAGGACGTCTCCCTTGACCGGATTACCGATCTCAGTGACGCCGTCGACATTCTGAGTTCGATCGCGGGTGACGGCCGACTCGAGGAGAACATCGACGAGCGCTACCAGATCTACTACTTGCGCCGCGTCCTCGACCAACTCGGAGAGTATCGCGACCTCGAACGAGACCCTGAAAGCCGGGTGAACAGGCCGCATATGAGTCTCCACTACGTGAAGCACATGCTCCGTGCGGCCTACTACCTCCACCGCTACCTCCAGGTCACCGACCGCACATATAGCGACGAAATCTGGTACGTGCCGCCGTCATACTTCGACAGTAGCGGCCAGTTCTTCACCGTGATTGGCCCCGACGGATTCAACGACAACGAGGAAACCATCGACAGCCTCGTCCACTCCCACGCACCGTACCGCAGCGAATTCCAAAATGAATCCACCAATCTCCACGTCTTCCTCCCGCCGACCGAAGTCGAGAACTACGGTGAACAGCCGACAGGCAACGAGGTCCGGTTCGACTTCAGCGACATCCCCGGCGATCGGCGGAACGGGATGCTGATCCCGGACTCCATCCAGCTCTCGGAAATCCCTGACGTCACCGGGCAACGCGCGCTCAACATCGTGGCCTACTGCCCGCAGTGCCTCACCCTGCTTGACGATCAGCGGTGCGTCCGGCACAACGAGATTGGGTGGGGAAAGGTCCATGCCGAACCCCAGGTCCGGACCGTCGCTCGCGACACCGACGTCGAGGACGCGACCGGCAGTCTCGCGCTCGCCGGGCTCCGCGGCCAAGTCACCCTGGAAGGAGTCTCTCTGGATATCACACCGGCCCGGCCGATGGGCGACATGGGCATCCAGTTCACCGGTGATGACCGCATTCAACGCGAAATCAACAGTCCGGAGATGCCGCTCGGCTTCGACCTGAAGACACGCGGCCTCATCTACGACCTTACCGACTTCGTCGCCTACGTCGAGGATAACGAGGAGCTCATCGCTGACGTCGCCCGGTACAAGAACCTGGACGAGGTCCCGATCGACGAACTAGCGTACCATACAGCCGCTCACTTCTTCCTCCACTTGGTCGCGGACGTCGGCGGTGTCAACCCGTCCATGCTGTTCTACGGCCTGGATCCCGAGGAAGGCATCGTGTTCATCTTCGAACGGACGGAAGGAGGTCAAGGGATCGTCGATCTTGTCTACGATGAACTGGAGAACAATCCCGGCACCCTGCTCGAATCCTTGGTCCGCATCACCTACAACACGCAGGTCATCAACGAACAACTCTGGGCAGACCCCGATTTCGTCGACGACTTGCCCGAGCACGGCGTCGATGAAGACGCTGTCCAACGCTGTGTCGACACACATCTCGACGAGCAGCTCGACATGGTCTTCCCCGAGATCCGGGATGAAGTGGTGCAGGAGGTATTATCGACCTGTGACCGGGCCGCCCAGCTCAGGAACGAGGAAACCATCCCGCTCCGCGACGCCTACACCGTAAAGCACACCGTGGCCGATGCCCAGCTGGACGGAGCTGATGCATTCCCTGAGGGACGCGTTGATGCACTCAACGTTGACCTGGATGAGCTGTCCCGTGTCGAGTCATTGTTCTTCTCCCCGGATATCGACGGCTGCGTCGAAAACCTGCACACCGGGGAATGCATCTCTGGCCATGACCAAGAGGAAGTCCTGAGCCACGTCTTGTTGCAGGAACTCCGCCACCACCTCGTCGACTTCGTGGACGCCGACGACGCCGTTGATGAGATGTTTGACCGTGAGCAAGTCCCCGCAGGAGAAATCAATGACACGAGCATTTACTTTACCTTCTAA